One Thunnus albacares chromosome 12, fThuAlb1.1, whole genome shotgun sequence genomic region harbors:
- the LOC122993811 gene encoding leucine-rich repeat and immunoglobulin-like domain-containing nogo receptor-interacting protein 3, with the protein MTGSPGPGGRALVPWPRMWRWVLAASLVAIVTLTLPGSSQACPPRCECSAQLRSVSCQRRRLTNIPEGIPTETQLLDLSKNRLRWVQAGDLAPYPRLEEVDLSENLIATLEPNAFATLQSLKVLKLRGNQLKLVPMGAFAKLGNLTSLDLSENKMVILLDYTFQDLKSLKRLEVGDNDLVYISHKAFSGLLGLEDLTIERCNLTSISGQTLSYLRSLVTLRLRHLSISALEDQNFRKLSNLRGLDIDHWPYLEYISPLSFQGLDLHWLSITNTNITSVPSASFKNMVHLTHLNLSYNPITTLEPWAFRDLLRLKELIMVSTGLMTVEPHALGGLRQIRVLNFSSNDLQTLEEGSFHSVNSLETLRVDGNPLMCDCRLLWILQRRKTLNFDGRVPVCAGPVEVQGVSLSTFTDSALFDHFTCQKPKIRNRKLQQVIAREGQPVSFLCRAEGEPAPAIVWISPQRRRITAKSSGRITVLPSGTLEIRYAQLTDSGTYICIASNAGGNDTYFATLTVRGQPLDAASAFFLNRSLYSGEFFNDTNLNSTRVFLKFTLDLTTILVSTAMGCITFLGVVLFCFLLLFVWSRGRGQRKNNFTVEYSFRKSEPATGGASGGTRKFNMKMI; encoded by the exons ATGACTGGCTCTCCTGGTCCTGGTGGGCGTGCCTTAGTGCCATGGCCGAGGATGTGGCGGTGGGTCCTGGCTGCTTCTCTGGTCGCCATTGTAACTTTGACACTGCCTGGAAGTAGCCAAGCCTGCCCGCCACGGTGCGAGTGCTCGGCTCAGCTGAGGTCAGTGTCGTGCCAGCGGAGGCGGCTCACCAACATCCCAGAGGGCATTCCCACAGAGACACAACTCCTAGACCTAAGCAAGAACCGCCTCCGCTGGGTGCAAGCAGGTGACCTGGCACCGTACCCACGGTTGGAAGAAGTGGACCTCAGTGAGAACCTCATCGCAACATTAGAGCCCAATGCCTTTGCCACCCTCCAGAGTCTTAAAGTGCTTAAGTTGAGAGGGAACCAGCTGAAGTTAGTGCCCATGGGGGCCTTCGCCAAGCTGGGCAATCTGACCAGCTTGGACCTGAGTGAGAACAAGATGGTGATTTTACTGGACTACACCTTCCAGGATCTAAAGAGTCTGAAACGTCTGGAGGTGGGAGATAACGACCTAGTTTATATATCCCACAAG GCATTCTCAGGGTTGCTGGGGCTGGAAGATCTCACAATAGAGCGCTGCAACCTGACATCCATTTCTGGCCAGACGCTGTCCTATCTCCGCAGCCTGGTCACCCTTCGTCTCCGTCACCTCAGCATCTCCGCCCTGGAGGATCAGAACTTCCGCAAGCTCTCCAACCTGCGGGGTCTGGATATCGATCACTGGCCATACCTGGAGTACATCTCCCCTCTTAGTTTCCAGGGCCTGGATCTCCACTGGCTCTCCATCACCAACACCAACATCACCTCTGTCCCCTCTGCTTCCTTCAAGAACATGGTGCACCTCACACACCTCAACCTCTCCTACAATCCCATCACCACACTCGAGCCCTGGGCCTTCAGAGACCTGCTGAGGCTGAAGGAGCTCATCATGGTAAGCACAGGGTTGATGACAGTGGAGCCCCATGCCCTTGGAGGCCTCCGACAGATCCGGGTCCTCAACTTCTCCTCCAACGACCTGCAGACTTTGGAAGAGGGCTCCTTCCACTCTGTCAACAGTCTGGAGACCCTCAGAGTGGATGGAAACCCCCTGATGTGTGACTGCCGTCTGTTGTGGATCCTGCAAAGACGCAAGACCCTCAACTTTGACGGCAGAGTGCCGGTGTGTGCGGGGCCGGTGGAGGTGCAAGGGGTCAGCCTGAGCACCTTCACCGATTCTGCACTCTTCGATCACTTTACATGCCAGAAACCTAAGATACGCAACCGTAAGCTCCAGCAG GTGATCGCTCGTGAGGGCCAGCCAGTGAGTTTCCTCTGTCGTGCTGAAGGAGAACCTGCACCTGCTATTGTCTGGATTTCCCCACAGCGCAGACGGATCACTGCTAAGAGTTCAGGGCGCATTACTGTTCTCCCGAGTGGCACCCTGGAGATCCGCTACGCCCAGCTTACTGACAGCGGAACATACATCTGCATTGCCAGTAACGCCGGAGGCAATGACACCTACTTCGCTACGCTCACAGTCCGTGGCCAGCCGCTAGACGCTGCCTCAGCCTTCTTTCTCAACCGCTCGCTGTACAGCGGCGAGTTCTTCAACGACACAAATCTGAACAGCACGCGTGTTTTCCTCAAGTTCACCTTGGACCTGACCACCATCTTGGTCTCCACAGCGATGGGTTGCATCACCTTCCTGGGGGTGGTCCTcttctgtttcctgctgttgttCGTGTGGAGCCGAGGACGCGGCCAACGCAAGAACAACTTCACAGTGGAGTACTCTTTCCGGAAATCCGAGCCCGCCACTGGAGGCGCCTCGGGAGGGACCAGGAAGTTCAACATGAAGATGATATGA